A stretch of Vigna angularis cultivar LongXiaoDou No.4 chromosome 4, ASM1680809v1, whole genome shotgun sequence DNA encodes these proteins:
- the LOC128196153 gene encoding A-agglutinin anchorage subunit-like: MAEKPVQVDEGDSASSPTSASVTVSASSPTSASVSVSASSSTSSSVSVPTSSSTPSSVSVPALSSTSSSVSVPASSSTPSAGISSLLVAASASAYVSALSLTSASATANKVVSAPELKSLSELASAAWATDSAPRTSTSWAPQPVSTSSSVPLRLTDELPIKLDGVCNVTEWKKQVVRVLITENLLGFVTNPTTPKKYASEKDRSCDTVREEYRQWVIQDERLRTWLLSSLSENMSSSVTRKEHAWEVWSGVLEICRNELINNIKAALRAEIKNTKENKGDQTVRDFVSRITALASTLIALGDDVSEEEHVDALLQDLPDHYETLRAFIRERRERRDREGSN, translated from the coding sequence ATGGCGGAAAAACCAGTACAAGTCGATGAAGGCGATTCAGCGTCGTCTCCCACCTCTGCTTCTGTCACGGTGTCTGCATCATCTCCCACCTCTGCTTCCGTTTCGGTGTCTGCATCATCTTCCACCTCTTCTTCGGTTTCCGTACCAACGTCATCTTCCACCCCTTCTTCTGTTTCCGTACCTGCGTTATCTTCCACCTCTTCTTCTGTTTCCGTACCTGCGTCATCTTCCACCCCGTCTGCTGGCATATCTTCTCTTTTAGTAGCTGCATCAGCTTCGGCTTATGTTTCCGCTTTATCTTTGACGTCAGCATCGGCCACAGCAAACAAAGTAGTATCGGCACCGGAGTTGAAGTCGCTATCGGAATTAGCATCAGCAGCATGGGCAACTGACTCAGCACCCAGAACATCTACATCATGGGCACCACAGCCTGTATCCACGTCATCTTCGGTGCCATTGAGACTCACAGACGAGTTACCTATAAAACTAGATGGAGTGTGCAATGTAACTGAATGGAAAAAACAAGTTGTGCGTGTATTGATCACAGAAAACTTGCTAGGGTTCGTGACAAACCCTACTACCCCTAAAAAATATGCAAGCGAAAAGGATCGTTCTTGTGATACGGTAAGGGAGGAGTATCGGCAATGGGTTATTCAAGATGAAAGATTGCGCACTTGGCTGTTATCATCTTTATCTGAAAATATGAGTTCTTCTGTGACGAGAAAAGAACACGCATGGGAGGTTTGGAGTGGAGTGTTGGAAATCTGCCGTAATGAGTTGATAAACAATATCAAGGCAGCCCTAAGGGCAGAGATCAAGAACACGAAAGAGAACAAAGGAGATCAAACTGTGAGGGATTTTGTTAGCAGGATCACTGCTCTCGCTAGTACGTTGATAGCTTTGGGAGACGATGTTTCTGAAGAAGAACATGTTGATGCCCTCTTGCAAGATTTGCCGGACCACTATGAAACTTTGCGAGCGTTCATTCGAGAACGTCGTGAACGTCGTGACCGTGAAGGCAGTAActag